A genomic window from Silene latifolia isolate original U9 population chromosome Y, ASM4854445v1, whole genome shotgun sequence includes:
- the LOC141631859 gene encoding uncharacterized protein LOC141631859, which produces MDIRGSNSPIRQIKLSKVDPTVGIRSAPVSPTYMEVLSNSSSPKTNIGLTETKIKSTNVNKVVNNIFRDWCISTNNAKHNGGRVWVLWNPNLVDIQFLEYDSQYIHMQVSDKASSMHFTQTLVYAFNEIGDRESLWANLKRINGFTQGPWVIGGDFNCVRTGNERLGGNVSAAKSEPFIDCLAECNMMDIPTVGAFFTWNNKQPPSTRVYSRIDRLVVNHDWLLHYPNYYANFLPEGMFDHNPCLGSSPVFLDCVAKRWNHEFFGTRMYRLVRKLKSLKYDLKQINGTHFSDIENAATIAEIKLYHLQQRLVNAPGDLDLMQQEYDALQIYKSLHEAKMQFLKQKAKAHWIKEGDMNSSYFHGIIKARRSRNL; this is translated from the exons ATGGATATTAGGGGATCCAATTCTCCTATTAGACAGATAAAGCTCTCAAAAGTGGACCCAACTGTAGGCATCAGAAGTGCCCCAGTGTCTCCTACCTATATGGAAGTGCTCAGTAATTCAAGTTCACCCAAAACTAACATTGGTCTCACTG aaacaaaaataaaatctACTAATGTTAATAAAGTAGTCAATAATATTTTCAGAGACTGGTGTATCTCTACTAATAATGCCAAACATAATGGTGGCAGAGTGTGGGTACTTTGGAATCCAAATCTGGTGGACATCCAGTTCCTTGAATATGACAGTCAATATATACATATGCAAGTTTCTGACAAGGCTTCTTCTATGCATTTTACGCAGACTCTAGTATATGCTTTTAATGAGATAGGTGACAGGGAATCTTTGTGGGCAAATCTTAAAAGAATCAATGGTTTCACTCAAGGACCTTGGGTAATAGGTGGAGATTTTAATTGTGTGCGTACTGGTAATGAAAGACTAGGGGGTAATGTGTCTGCTGCAAAATCTGAACCTTTTATAGACTGCCTGGCAGAATGTAATATGATGGATATTCCAACAGTGGGAGCTTTCTTTACGTGGAACAATAAACAGCCCCCCAGTACAAGAGTTTACAGTAGAATTGACAGATTAGTGGTTAATCATGATTGGTTACTTCACTATCCTAATTATTATGCAAATTTCCTTCCTGAAGGAATGTTTGATCACAATCCTTGCTTA GGATCCTCTCCAGTTTTCTTGGATTGTGTGGCAAAGAGATGGAATCATGAGTTTTTTGGTACAAGGATGTATAGGTTGGTCAGAAAATTGAAGAGCTTGAAATATGATCTAAAGCAGATAAATGGAACTCATTTTTCTGACATTGAAAATGCTGCTACCATAGCTGAAATTAAGTTGTATCATCTTCAGCAAAGATTAGTAAATGCACCAGGGGACTTGGACTTAATGCAGCAAGAGTATGATGCTCTACAAATTTATAAAAGTCTACATGAGGCAAAAATGCAGTTTCTTAAACAAAAAGCTAAAGCTCATTGGATTAAGGAAGGGGATATGAATTCTTCTTATTTTCATGGTATTATTAAAGCCAGAAGAAGTAGGAATTTATAA